A DNA window from Litorivicinus lipolyticus contains the following coding sequences:
- a CDS encoding dienelactone hydrolase family protein, translating into MCEISPCSTQPQGPKTPEHKRRQFIKGVAALPIAYVLADPLLAQAAAHKGSTVTIESAGGTVSGHLALPKEPDNAPTVLLIHEWWGLNDQIKAMANELAEQGYRALAVDLYQGGVAGNRDEAMALVRAVEETQANQTLAAWVKWAREQGNGKVATLGWCFGGGWSLQAGLNHNPDASVIYYGRMDAQPNQLSNLSTPLLGHFGTLDRSINEDMIGAFQAKLSGAGKADLLEAHWYTADHAFANPTGSRYDEDDAALAWSRSLTFLAQHIKN; encoded by the coding sequence GTGTGTGAAATTAGCCCGTGTTCAACCCAACCTCAGGGACCCAAAACCCCTGAACACAAGCGCCGCCAATTCATCAAAGGCGTTGCCGCGCTGCCAATCGCTTACGTGTTGGCGGATCCGCTACTGGCCCAGGCCGCCGCCCACAAAGGCTCAACCGTGACCATCGAGTCGGCGGGCGGCACCGTCAGCGGCCACCTGGCGCTGCCCAAAGAGCCGGACAACGCACCAACGGTGCTGCTGATTCACGAGTGGTGGGGTCTGAACGACCAGATCAAGGCGATGGCCAATGAACTGGCCGAGCAAGGTTACCGGGCATTGGCGGTGGATTTGTATCAAGGCGGGGTCGCCGGCAACCGAGACGAGGCAATGGCACTGGTTCGTGCGGTCGAGGAAACCCAGGCCAACCAAACCTTGGCGGCTTGGGTGAAATGGGCGCGCGAACAGGGCAACGGCAAGGTCGCCACCTTGGGCTGGTGTTTTGGTGGCGGCTGGAGTCTGCAAGCGGGTTTGAATCACAACCCGGACGCCAGTGTTATTTATTACGGCCGTATGGACGCCCAGCCCAACCAGCTGAGCAACCTTTCAACCCCGTTACTGGGCCACTTTGGCACGCTGGATCGCAGTATTAACGAAGACATGATTGGCGCCTTCCAAGCCAAACTAAGTGGCGCGGGCAAGGCCGATCTGTTGGAGGCGCATTGGTACACCGCCGACCACGCCTTTGCCAATCCAACCGGCAGCCGCTACGACGAGGACGACGCGGCCTTGGCTTGGAGCCGCAGCCTGACGTTTTTGGCGCAGCATATTAAAAACTAA